A genomic segment from Agrobacterium vitis encodes:
- a CDS encoding glycosyl hydrolase 2 galactose-binding domain-containing protein has product MITYLDADIRPLEAGWTLLVCEPGTYDSPKALHRASARLQAPVPGTVAQALTKAGLFDPDHPSPLHGKDIWYLRPLTGEQPGPAVLRFEGLATIAEVYLNDRLILSSQSMFEAHDVDVILTGSDDLSICFRALKPHLERRGPRARWRPQMMSDQGLRLVRATALGHMPGWCPDIHAVGPYRPISLIRPGASTITDLALHADLDENGTGLLDIAFQLTGSVTAISVTCAGETLDLKADADGHVAGQLRLPTVAPWWPRTHGEPVLHDIHLTLDGKPHSLGLTGFRRIRIDRGADGKDFAIFVNGVKIFCRGAVWTNANLTRLPSTAEDYASWLSMAADASMNMVRIGGTMTYESADFFRLCDRLGLMVWQDIMLANFDYPAADETFADHIHLEVEQLLSAVQSSPSLAILCGGSEVYQQGAMLGLPETSWKGPVFTSLLPQLCARFAPHLPYVENSPMGGTMPFSPDTGVTHYYGVGAYCRPLEDARRAQVRFAAECLAFAHVPQQQVLDRHLPVSPVHDPRWKARVPRDRGASWDFEDIRDHYLALLYGVDPAGLRRENPARYLHLSRAVSGEVLEETYAEWRRPGSSCNGALVWIFQDLNIGPGWGLVDATGAPKPVWYAARRAFSPIRITMTDEGTNGLDVHLCNDTMRQQTLTLDLTCLRDGKSPVVAARRAVILPPQSGMTLHATDLFGAFFDTTYAFRFGPPAHDVAVATLSTPENGEIVSQSFHFPQGRAPAMHDAEISTTLSQEKDGWWLMLETDRLAQSVHIALEDGRSTDDFFHLAPGFARRVRLLTSDKPSGEILSGSALRRFRF; this is encoded by the coding sequence ATGATCACCTATCTCGATGCCGACATCCGCCCACTGGAAGCCGGTTGGACCTTGCTGGTCTGCGAGCCAGGCACCTATGACAGCCCGAAGGCATTGCACCGCGCCAGCGCCCGCCTTCAGGCACCAGTACCCGGCACCGTTGCCCAGGCGCTGACCAAGGCGGGCCTATTCGATCCTGATCATCCAAGCCCGCTGCATGGCAAGGACATCTGGTATCTCCGCCCCCTGACCGGCGAACAGCCCGGCCCGGCGGTGCTGCGCTTCGAAGGCTTGGCGACCATTGCCGAGGTCTATTTGAACGACAGGCTGATCCTGTCATCGCAGAGCATGTTCGAGGCCCATGATGTCGATGTAATCCTGACCGGCTCGGACGACCTGTCGATCTGCTTTCGCGCGCTCAAGCCTCATCTGGAAAGACGAGGTCCAAGAGCCCGCTGGCGACCGCAGATGATGAGCGACCAGGGCCTGCGGCTGGTGCGCGCAACCGCCCTTGGCCATATGCCCGGCTGGTGCCCTGACATTCATGCGGTTGGGCCGTACCGGCCAATCAGCCTGATCCGCCCGGGCGCAAGCACGATAACCGACCTCGCGCTGCACGCCGATCTCGATGAAAACGGCACCGGGCTGCTCGACATCGCATTCCAGCTGACTGGCAGTGTGACAGCCATATCCGTGACATGTGCGGGTGAGACTCTCGATCTCAAAGCCGATGCCGACGGCCATGTCGCGGGCCAGCTTCGTCTTCCCACTGTTGCGCCCTGGTGGCCGCGCACCCATGGTGAGCCGGTGCTGCACGACATTCACCTGACGCTGGATGGAAAGCCGCATTCGCTTGGTCTCACCGGCTTTCGCCGCATCCGGATCGACCGGGGCGCGGATGGCAAGGATTTCGCGATCTTCGTCAATGGCGTGAAAATCTTCTGCCGGGGTGCCGTCTGGACCAATGCCAACCTGACCCGCCTGCCCAGCACCGCCGAGGATTATGCGTCCTGGCTGAGCATGGCCGCAGATGCCAGCATGAACATGGTCCGCATCGGCGGCACCATGACCTATGAAAGCGCCGATTTCTTCAGGCTTTGCGATCGGCTAGGACTGATGGTCTGGCAGGATATCATGCTGGCCAATTTCGACTATCCCGCTGCCGACGAGACCTTTGCCGACCATATCCACCTGGAAGTGGAACAGCTGTTAAGCGCCGTACAGTCCTCTCCCTCGCTGGCAATCCTGTGCGGCGGCAGCGAAGTCTATCAGCAGGGCGCCATGCTGGGCCTGCCGGAAACCAGCTGGAAAGGCCCTGTCTTCACCAGCCTTCTGCCGCAGCTCTGCGCGCGCTTTGCACCACATCTGCCTTATGTGGAAAATTCACCGATGGGTGGCACAATGCCCTTCAGCCCGGATACCGGCGTCACCCATTATTACGGCGTCGGTGCCTATTGCCGCCCGCTTGAGGACGCCCGTCGCGCCCAAGTCCGCTTTGCCGCCGAATGCCTGGCCTTTGCCCATGTCCCCCAGCAACAGGTGCTGGACAGGCATTTGCCCGTGTCACCGGTTCATGATCCCCGCTGGAAAGCGCGTGTGCCGCGAGACCGGGGCGCCTCCTGGGATTTCGAGGATATTCGCGACCATTATCTCGCCCTGCTCTACGGTGTCGATCCGGCCGGGTTGCGCCGGGAAAATCCGGCGCGTTACCTGCATCTGTCGCGGGCGGTCAGTGGAGAGGTGCTGGAGGAAACCTATGCGGAATGGCGCCGGCCCGGTTCATCCTGCAATGGCGCGCTGGTCTGGATCTTTCAGGACCTGAACATCGGTCCCGGCTGGGGGCTGGTGGATGCGACCGGAGCGCCGAAACCCGTCTGGTACGCGGCGCGGCGCGCCTTCAGCCCCATCCGCATCACCATGACCGACGAAGGCACCAATGGGCTAGATGTGCATCTTTGCAATGACACGATGCGGCAACAGACTCTGACCCTGGATCTCACTTGCCTGCGCGACGGTAAATCCCCGGTCGTAGCCGCAAGGCGTGCCGTCATCTTGCCCCCGCAAAGCGGCATGACATTGCATGCCACCGATCTGTTCGGAGCGTTTTTCGACACGACCTATGCCTTCCGCTTCGGGCCGCCCGCCCATGACGTCGCGGTGGCGACCCTGAGCACCCCGGAAAACGGCGAGATCGTCAGTCAGTCCTTTCACTTCCCGCAAGGACGCGCCCCGGCCATGCATGACGCAGAGATCAGCACCACGCTCTCGCAGGAAAAGGATGGCTGGTGGCTGATGCTGGAAACCGACCGGCTGGCCCAATCCGTCCATATCGCCCTTGAAGACGGCCGCAGCACCGACGATTTCTTTCATCTGGCGCCCGGTTTTGCCCGCCGGGTCAGGCTTCTAACATCGGACAAACCCAGCGGCGAAATCCTGAGCGGCTCTGCCTTACGACGCTTCCGGTTCTGA
- a CDS encoding alpha/beta fold hydrolase gives MEAITERVGPASGQRLQPHQHAVAQPVSFAGTFGLYQPAEGAKQGVVRKCAVLFLQPWGFEEMCTHKLFRIIAEELACEGIASLRFDYPGTGDALDPPDRTLGLSLWQDTIRAALDVLAEKTGGLPVILLGHGLGASLGVGMAADLDGLAGFVAMAPVASGRAYLRELQFWARVIDDGLGLAEHLRLSGMTAIAGHVMPDAKASALKKADFSAVQPHRSIPHLFVNRADRPGDGQMAKQIEAKGARVESIDYPGYDAMVGNPAMARMPMVAAENVISWIVRRAAALGEQKRLLAIDPSAVSAQDEDQAHLDGVDFRETALRFGRGKRLYGILCEPTGPRCGASVLLLNTAYDRSAGWGRSGVAMARKLAGDGIASLRFDVANVGDSPPVPGLPDQVLYAETQYDDVEAALAVLEERSLLPSVVAGRCSGGYLGFSCMTKDHRIAGACLVNPFVFYWDKRRRVEDGLAVVPRSLDTYKHRLFQMQTLRRLWRGKVDVKNATRNFALVGVRRVLSRLGLAQVFSRDVRLEHRAVRVAFAALAKRKTPLVLLYSEQDVGLDHFYQHFGPQGRKLERYPNVRTDILAETDHNFSPAAAQQRYFEEIKALAMTVQASKLPAQQIKAGVSAGKEPVSEPEAS, from the coding sequence ATGGAAGCGATAACCGAGCGGGTTGGCCCGGCATCTGGCCAGCGGCTTCAGCCGCACCAGCATGCTGTGGCTCAGCCGGTCAGCTTTGCTGGCACCTTCGGGCTCTATCAGCCGGCGGAGGGCGCCAAGCAAGGTGTGGTGCGCAAATGCGCGGTGCTGTTTCTCCAGCCCTGGGGCTTTGAGGAAATGTGCACGCACAAGCTTTTCCGCATCATTGCGGAAGAACTGGCGTGTGAGGGCATTGCCAGTCTGCGCTTCGATTATCCCGGCACGGGCGATGCGCTGGACCCGCCGGACCGAACGCTTGGCCTGTCGCTCTGGCAAGATACGATCCGCGCCGCGCTTGACGTCCTTGCCGAAAAGACCGGCGGCTTGCCGGTGATTTTGCTGGGGCATGGGCTGGGTGCATCACTTGGCGTGGGCATGGCCGCAGACCTCGATGGCCTGGCGGGATTTGTCGCCATGGCTCCCGTGGCCTCGGGTCGTGCTTATCTCAGGGAATTGCAGTTCTGGGCGCGGGTCATCGATGACGGATTGGGCCTGGCCGAACATTTGCGGCTCAGCGGTATGACGGCCATTGCCGGGCATGTGATGCCGGATGCAAAGGCTTCGGCCTTGAAGAAAGCCGATTTTTCCGCCGTGCAGCCGCATCGCTCCATCCCGCATCTGTTCGTCAACCGGGCGGATCGGCCCGGTGACGGGCAAATGGCAAAGCAGATTGAAGCGAAAGGCGCCCGCGTCGAGAGCATCGACTATCCGGGCTATGATGCGATGGTCGGCAATCCCGCCATGGCCCGCATGCCCATGGTGGCGGCTGAAAATGTCATAAGCTGGATCGTTCGCCGGGCGGCAGCGCTTGGCGAGCAGAAGCGTCTGTTGGCTATCGATCCGTCAGCGGTATCCGCACAGGACGAAGATCAGGCGCACCTCGATGGCGTGGATTTTCGCGAGACGGCCCTTCGGTTTGGCCGGGGCAAACGGCTTTATGGTATTTTGTGCGAGCCGACTGGTCCCCGCTGTGGCGCAAGCGTTCTGTTGCTCAACACTGCCTATGACCGCAGTGCGGGATGGGGACGCTCGGGTGTCGCCATGGCGCGCAAGCTTGCAGGCGACGGTATTGCCTCCCTGCGCTTCGATGTTGCCAATGTCGGCGATAGCCCGCCGGTGCCGGGCCTGCCGGATCAGGTGCTATACGCCGAAACCCAATATGACGATGTGGAAGCGGCGCTTGCCGTTCTCGAAGAGCGTTCACTGCTGCCCAGTGTGGTGGCCGGACGGTGCAGTGGCGGTTATCTCGGGTTTTCCTGCATGACCAAGGATCATCGCATTGCCGGAGCCTGCCTCGTCAATCCCTTCGTCTTCTATTGGGATAAGAGACGGCGGGTGGAAGACGGGCTAGCTGTGGTGCCGCGTTCGCTCGATACCTACAAGCATCGGCTGTTTCAGATGCAAACCTTGCGGCGTCTCTGGCGGGGCAAGGTGGATGTGAAAAACGCGACCCGCAACTTCGCACTGGTTGGCGTACGTCGTGTGTTGAGCCGCCTTGGCCTCGCCCAGGTCTTCAGCCGCGATGTCCGGCTGGAGCATCGGGCCGTGCGCGTCGCCTTTGCCGCTCTGGCAAAGCGAAAGACGCCGCTTGTGCTGCTCTATAGCGAGCAGGACGTTGGTCTTGACCATTTCTATCAGCATTTCGGTCCCCAGGGCCGCAAATTGGAACGTTATCCCAATGTCCGCACCGACATTCTGGCGGAAACGGATCATAATTTCTCTCCCGCCGCTGCCCAGCAGCGCTATTTCGAGGAAATCAAAGCGCTGGCGATGACGGTTCAGGCGTCGAAATTGCCTGCCCAGCAGATCAAAGCCGGTGTATCCGCAGGCAAAGAACCCGTGTCAGAACCGGAAGCGTCGTAA
- a CDS encoding lipopolysaccharide biosynthesis protein has protein sequence MSNGIVANSAFNAAAGLTLLATGFICSIFTARVLGPEANGIIAFSVWLASTAALVAELGTGVLLLRLLPQLKGQGYGEADRKGFAAYLLWPVVGSTLLLLAFYFLFFWVAESRHWAETAPEVLVVTALLFATQAIGMFAKNYLIGEQRVDIFFRMTLTAGLLQLVGVIAGTLLFGVPGALFGYVLAYISQFLFAAALLRHKVKSCGIGLRYLLGSSFVLSLEFMVDSIFLNRIELFFLQRYQGIETVGYYSVAFSLTNLALQVPIQLSGSLVPYYAEHLHRAPGGRLPVAMFESVVRSLAYFTLPMSLGLAAVSHRLVTLVFGDAFAPSAPMLTLLALSVPVAVACQVATQYLFALDKIRQRLFVGLGGAFIMLVGDVLLVPSYGGEGAAFVRIVVFTAMSLAMLRWMRFEGSLAPLGFSLFKVTVAAGCCAAAALAVQDVVPGIGGLVLAIVGAVSVYCLALRLLRAVPEADVSVMAGLIARLPKRLAGPLNVVLMLLTATPKRS, from the coding sequence ATGAGCAATGGAATAGTCGCAAATTCCGCGTTCAATGCGGCGGCGGGGCTGACCCTGCTGGCGACGGGATTCATATGCTCGATCTTCACGGCACGGGTTCTTGGCCCGGAAGCCAATGGCATTATCGCCTTTTCCGTCTGGCTTGCCTCCACGGCGGCACTGGTGGCCGAACTTGGCACCGGCGTGTTATTGCTGCGTCTGCTGCCGCAGCTGAAAGGGCAGGGCTATGGCGAAGCCGACCGCAAAGGGTTCGCCGCCTATCTGCTTTGGCCGGTGGTTGGCTCGACATTGCTGTTGCTAGCCTTCTATTTCCTGTTTTTCTGGGTGGCTGAAAGCAGGCATTGGGCAGAAACCGCGCCTGAAGTGCTGGTGGTGACGGCGTTGTTGTTTGCCACGCAGGCCATTGGGATGTTTGCCAAGAACTACCTGATTGGCGAACAGCGGGTGGATATTTTCTTCCGCATGACCTTGACGGCGGGGCTGCTGCAACTGGTCGGCGTCATCGCGGGCACACTGCTGTTTGGCGTACCGGGCGCGCTGTTCGGTTATGTTCTGGCCTATATTTCCCAGTTTCTCTTTGCTGCCGCCCTGTTGCGCCACAAGGTGAAAAGCTGCGGTATCGGCCTTCGTTATCTGCTTGGCTCCTCCTTCGTGCTCTCGCTGGAATTCATGGTGGATTCGATCTTCCTGAACCGGATCGAGCTGTTCTTCCTGCAACGCTACCAGGGGATCGAGACCGTCGGCTACTATTCCGTGGCGTTCTCGCTGACCAATCTTGCCTTGCAGGTGCCGATCCAGCTTTCCGGCAGTCTTGTGCCTTATTATGCCGAACATCTGCACCGCGCGCCGGGCGGACGGTTGCCTGTGGCGATGTTTGAAAGCGTGGTGCGCAGTCTTGCCTATTTCACGCTGCCGATGAGCCTGGGTCTGGCGGCGGTGTCGCATCGGCTGGTCACGCTGGTGTTTGGTGATGCCTTTGCCCCGAGCGCGCCGATGCTGACGCTGCTAGCGCTGTCTGTGCCGGTTGCCGTTGCCTGTCAGGTGGCGACACAATATCTGTTTGCCCTCGATAAAATCCGCCAAAGACTGTTTGTCGGGCTGGGCGGTGCGTTTATCATGCTGGTTGGGGATGTTTTGCTTGTGCCTTCCTACGGGGGAGAAGGTGCGGCTTTCGTGCGGATCGTGGTGTTTACCGCCATGAGCCTGGCGATGCTGCGCTGGATGCGGTTCGAAGGGTCATTGGCGCCGCTGGGGTTTAGTCTTTTCAAGGTTACCGTAGCTGCTGGCTGTTGTGCGGCGGCGGCTTTGGCGGTGCAGGATGTGGTGCCGGGTATCGGTGGCCTTGTCCTTGCCATTGTCGGCGCCGTCAGCGTCTATTGCCTGGCGCTGCGGCTGTTGCGGGCCGTGCCGGAGGCGGATGTATCGGTCATGGCAGGGCTGATCGCCCGTTTGCCAAAACGGCTGGCGGGGCCTTTGAATGTGGTTTTGATGTTGCTGACCGCGACACCCAAACGGAGCTGA
- a CDS encoding glycosyltransferase family 4 protein encodes MIIGARRAAREAKPSSAPLIVQVVRQYPPGRGGLEDVVSSLSRELLQRGFRVRVVTLDRLFSDPHKVLPAFEVIEGVEVVRIPYRGSSRYPLAFSAFRHIRDADLVHVHGVDFFFDALAIGRFLHGATMVATTHGGFFHTRKFAAIKQIWFSSLTRLSASAYRSVVCCSASDLALFKVIQPRHSVLIENGVDTSKFSGLASRQPVKRIVTIGRFSVNKRLDHLLQAMAVLVKRDPQWRLDIAGSPSDLSAQDVSALIDANGLADHVGLHLQPDNRLLGQLMSKASIFASASDYEGFGLVAVEAMSAGLVPVLHENDAYQALAAQHSGIELADFADAARAATSIETAFARLEAQGADLRHALAADVNRYSWEGVAERYIALYRRALPAIHRCGQEAAA; translated from the coding sequence ATGATCATCGGCGCAAGGCGAGCGGCAAGGGAGGCCAAGCCCTCATCCGCACCTTTGATCGTCCAGGTGGTGCGGCAATATCCGCCGGGCCGGGGCGGATTGGAAGATGTGGTCTCCAGCCTGAGCAGGGAGCTGTTACAGCGCGGGTTCAGGGTACGGGTCGTCACCCTCGACCGGCTGTTTTCCGATCCGCACAAGGTCCTGCCAGCCTTTGAAGTGATTGAAGGCGTGGAGGTGGTGCGCATCCCCTATCGCGGCAGCAGCCGTTACCCGCTGGCCTTTTCCGCCTTTCGCCATATCCGCGATGCCGATCTTGTCCATGTCCATGGGGTGGATTTCTTTTTCGATGCTCTGGCGATCGGTCGTTTCCTGCATGGCGCGACGATGGTGGCGACCACCCATGGCGGTTTTTTTCACACCCGCAAATTCGCCGCCATCAAGCAGATCTGGTTCAGCAGCCTGACCCGGTTATCGGCGAGCGCGTATCGTTCGGTGGTGTGCTGTAGCGCCTCGGACCTTGCTCTGTTCAAGGTCATCCAGCCCAGGCACTCGGTGTTGATTGAAAATGGCGTCGACACCAGCAAGTTTTCCGGTCTGGCCTCGCGCCAGCCGGTCAAACGGATCGTGACGATTGGCCGTTTTTCGGTGAACAAGCGGCTTGATCATCTGTTGCAGGCCATGGCCGTGCTGGTGAAGCGCGATCCGCAGTGGCGGCTCGATATTGCTGGCTCGCCATCGGATCTGTCGGCGCAGGATGTCAGCGCGCTCATCGACGCCAATGGTCTGGCTGATCATGTCGGCCTGCATCTGCAACCCGACAATCGTCTTCTGGGCCAGTTGATGTCCAAGGCCTCGATCTTTGCCTCGGCATCCGATTATGAAGGCTTCGGCCTGGTGGCCGTGGAGGCAATGAGCGCCGGTCTGGTGCCTGTCCTGCATGAAAACGATGCCTACCAGGCGCTGGCAGCCCAGCATTCCGGCATTGAGCTTGCCGATTTTGCCGATGCCGCGCGCGCAGCGACGTCGATTGAAACGGCGTTTGCCCGGTTGGAAGCCCAGGGTGCCGATCTGCGCCACGCGCTTGCCGCTGATGTCAACCGCTATTCCTGGGAAGGCGTGGCGGAACGCTACATTGCCCTTTACCGGCGCGCCCTGCCTGCCATCCACCGCTGCGGGCAAGAGGCTGCGGCATGA
- a CDS encoding GumC family protein, whose amino-acid sequence MDIDIFQIPGILRRRWYYLAFFAALFAGLALLYALSLKPVYVSSTQILLDPRGLSATSNDSRQPTAAVQSDPASLDSQIYVVLSSAVLGEVVNRLDLTKDPYLYAGKPDSAASLAEVMAATIGGLVRHVKVEREGQSFIMSITVEHRIAKTAADIANMIATVYLKQVDEARSDAARRASAAFQAQASELRDRVLKAERAVEEFRSANGLASTGVTGLVIDQQLAGLNQQLIAARGAEEQQQAIYQQTRNLTVAAVENGNIPEAVQSTTVGLLRDRYVQLQDRQAEASANLGGNHPQLKAINSQVASMRQAIQQELDRVRQSMKLNYDRAVANRKALETQLQSLTKTSFDSGARQITLRQLESEAEAIRTIYKAFLNRAEELSQEQTISINNSRVITEAVATAKSVTTLKVMILAAAILFGLAFGSTLAVVLELLSRKDIDAPRQDRIVPVAATPTNSEPQLAPPVASSRHIALIADATEPKRPRSRNPFSFITAFGRRLVSPLVPASNPANTQQPAAGGAWSHAVANTAGFLIECGEGYADLTVLFVAAGRPVASAFIGDVAQKLVDRDRGVLLANGTMLDHRLAIRSHRKTNARPSLAQALQQPDLEDAPLSHILRYERIALPHNQPARPAAGASAASVRPTYSRFVEQSLQAETDFTLINACGAGFNASGAGSEQHLTALAAEADVILVLTTAQDETAALDELLIRMGEDAERVVGRIVLETAG is encoded by the coding sequence ATGGACATCGACATTTTTCAAATTCCCGGGATCTTGCGACGGCGCTGGTATTACCTGGCGTTTTTTGCCGCACTGTTTGCCGGTCTGGCGCTTCTCTATGCGCTCAGCCTGAAGCCTGTCTATGTATCCTCCACGCAGATCCTGCTCGATCCGCGCGGCCTGTCGGCCACCAGCAACGACAGCCGTCAGCCGACAGCCGCCGTGCAAAGCGACCCGGCCAGCCTCGACAGCCAGATCTATGTGGTGCTTTCCAGCGCCGTGCTGGGGGAAGTGGTCAACCGGCTCGACCTGACGAAAGACCCCTATCTCTATGCGGGCAAGCCAGACAGCGCCGCATCCCTCGCTGAGGTCATGGCCGCCACCATCGGCGGGCTGGTCCGGCATGTGAAAGTCGAGCGCGAAGGCCAGTCCTTCATCATGTCGATTACGGTCGAGCACCGCATCGCCAAAACGGCTGCCGACATTGCCAATATGATTGCCACCGTCTACCTGAAACAGGTGGACGAAGCCCGCTCCGATGCCGCGCGCCGGGCCAGCGCCGCCTTCCAGGCGCAGGCCAGTGAATTGCGCGACCGGGTGTTGAAGGCCGAAAGGGCGGTCGAGGAATTCCGCTCAGCCAACGGTCTGGCCAGCACCGGCGTCACCGGGCTGGTGATCGACCAGCAATTGGCCGGGCTGAACCAGCAATTGATCGCGGCACGCGGCGCGGAAGAACAGCAGCAGGCGATTTACCAGCAAACCCGCAATCTCACCGTTGCCGCCGTTGAAAACGGCAATATTCCAGAAGCGGTGCAATCCACCACGGTCGGGCTGCTGCGCGACCGCTATGTCCAGCTACAGGACCGCCAGGCCGAAGCCTCCGCCAATCTCGGCGGCAATCACCCGCAGTTGAAGGCGATCAATTCGCAGGTGGCGAGCATGCGCCAGGCCATCCAGCAGGAGCTGGACCGTGTGCGCCAGTCGATGAAGCTCAACTATGACCGGGCGGTTGCCAACCGCAAGGCGCTGGAAACCCAGCTGCAAAGCCTGACGAAAACCAGTTTCGACAGCGGCGCCCGCCAGATCACCCTGCGCCAGCTGGAAAGCGAAGCCGAAGCCATCCGCACCATTTACAAGGCCTTCCTCAACCGCGCCGAGGAACTGAGCCAGGAACAGACGATCTCCATCAACAATTCCCGCGTTATCACCGAGGCAGTGGCGACAGCAAAATCGGTCACCACTCTCAAGGTGATGATCCTTGCCGCCGCCATCCTGTTTGGTCTCGCCTTCGGCAGCACGCTGGCGGTGGTGCTGGAACTGCTGTCGCGCAAGGATATCGACGCCCCCCGGCAAGACCGCATCGTGCCTGTCGCCGCGACCCCTACCAACAGTGAACCACAATTAGCGCCGCCGGTTGCGTCATCACGTCATATCGCTCTGATTGCTGACGCAACGGAGCCGAAAAGGCCTAGATCCCGCAATCCGTTCAGTTTTATCACCGCCTTTGGCCGCCGGCTGGTTTCGCCTCTTGTCCCAGCATCCAACCCGGCAAACACACAACAACCGGCTGCGGGCGGTGCGTGGTCCCATGCGGTTGCCAACACAGCCGGTTTTCTGATCGAATGCGGGGAAGGCTATGCTGATCTGACCGTTCTCTTCGTTGCAGCCGGCAGGCCGGTGGCCAGCGCCTTTATTGGCGATGTGGCGCAGAAGCTGGTTGATCGGGATCGCGGCGTGCTGCTGGCCAATGGAACCATGCTGGACCACCGCTTAGCGATCCGCTCGCACAGAAAAACCAATGCCCGGCCAAGCCTTGCCCAGGCATTGCAGCAGCCCGATCTTGAAGACGCACCTCTTTCGCATATCCTGCGCTACGAGCGTATTGCCCTGCCCCATAACCAGCCAGCCCGGCCAGCAGCGGGAGCATCAGCCGCCTCCGTCCGCCCTACCTATTCGCGATTTGTCGAGCAAAGCCTTCAGGCGGAAACCGATTTCACCTTGATCAATGCCTGCGGCGCCGGGTTCAATGCCAGCGGAGCTGGCAGCGAACAGCATC